One window of the Fibrobacter sp. genome contains the following:
- a CDS encoding 1,4-dihydroxy-6-naphthoate synthase, with amino-acid sequence MRLSLGISTCPNDTFIYEALIAGLKDSPFEWDVHFADVQTLNEWIIAGKLDVAKVSAQVYPKVEKDYRCLGCGGAIGYGCGPLLLSSNGDAFDISSATVLPGANTTAAMLFKFWYQKKFGGNLKLQFALFNEVYEGLLSRKYVQGVTIHEHRFTWKRDGLYLLQDLGAFWEQETGTPIPLGIAVARRSLPDQVVLQVESEIRESLKVAHSRDNLITPFIDEKAQISDKNVIEAHIKMFVNDFSENVGERGNAALDNLWQLVRGL; translated from the coding sequence ATGCGTTTATCTCTCGGAATTTCCACCTGTCCCAACGACACCTTTATTTACGAGGCCTTGATTGCAGGTCTTAAGGATTCTCCCTTTGAATGGGATGTCCATTTCGCCGATGTGCAGACCTTGAATGAATGGATCATCGCGGGAAAGCTGGATGTGGCGAAAGTCAGCGCCCAGGTGTACCCGAAGGTTGAAAAGGACTATCGTTGCCTTGGCTGCGGTGGTGCTATCGGTTATGGTTGTGGCCCGTTGCTTTTGTCCTCCAATGGCGATGCTTTTGATATATCCTCCGCAACGGTTCTTCCTGGAGCGAATACCACGGCTGCAATGCTGTTTAAGTTCTGGTACCAAAAAAAGTTTGGTGGAAATCTTAAATTGCAGTTTGCCTTGTTCAACGAGGTGTATGAGGGGCTTTTGTCCCGGAAGTATGTTCAGGGCGTAACAATCCACGAACATCGATTTACCTGGAAGCGCGATGGTCTATACCTTTTGCAGGATCTTGGTGCATTTTGGGAGCAGGAAACGGGAACTCCCATCCCGTTGGGTATCGCGGTAGCTAGGCGTTCGTTGCCCGATCAAGTGGTGCTCCAGGTAGAAAGTGAAATTCGTGAAAGCCTGAAAGTTGCGCATAGCCGAGATAACCTTATTACTCCATTTATTGACGAAAAGGCTCAGATTTCTGATAAAAATGTGATTGAGGCACATATCAAGATGTTTGTCAATGACTTCTCTGAAAATGTGGGTGAGCGGGGAAATGCCGCTCTGGACAATCTGTGGCAGTTAGTACGTGGTTTATAA
- a CDS encoding futalosine hydrolase yields the protein MADSLGITLYAFATLTEARGVFPELNAASDYTTNKVIPLASRDKFVAVLGVGSLEFSANLSAVLLEFQKKEMPVSSVIALGICGAYPQSGIQVGEVVRIFSETVGDLGFNEADESFVPWSNAPAYTGDDFLLDRFPGLAKLPAVRGLTVNCCTGSYNMAEQRVNNFACQVESMEGAAALAICKAFQVPVLEIRAISNIASTRDKSAWRITEALEKLRELFR from the coding sequence ATGGCCGATTCCCTGGGAATTACTCTTTACGCCTTTGCCACATTGACCGAGGCTCGGGGTGTTTTCCCGGAGCTGAATGCTGCTTCCGATTATACTACAAATAAAGTAATACCTCTTGCGTCCAGGGATAAATTTGTTGCAGTACTTGGCGTGGGGTCCCTGGAATTTTCTGCGAATCTGTCTGCGGTTCTTTTGGAATTTCAAAAAAAGGAAATGCCCGTTTCCTCTGTGATTGCACTTGGTATATGCGGCGCCTATCCCCAGAGCGGAATCCAGGTGGGGGAGGTTGTTCGGATTTTCTCTGAAACTGTGGGCGACCTGGGCTTTAATGAGGCTGACGAATCCTTTGTTCCGTGGTCAAATGCTCCGGCATATACTGGCGACGACTTCTTGCTTGATCGTTTTCCTGGTCTAGCCAAGCTCCCTGCGGTAAGGGGGCTTACTGTGAATTGCTGCACAGGATCGTACAACATGGCGGAGCAACGTGTAAATAACTTTGCTTGTCAAGTTGAATCCATGGAAGGTGCGGCCGCCCTTGCTATTTGCAAGGCCTTTCAGGTTCCTGTCCTGGAAATTCGTGCTATCAGTAACATCGCCTCCACCCGCGACAAATCCGCTTGGCGAATCACCGAGGCCCTGGAAAAACTTCGGGAACTCTTTCGCTAA
- a CDS encoding OmpA family protein translates to MTLKKLVLITAGAMLLTGTAMAKNINVPGDFDKIADALGNADAGDTILVKRGTYNENITLIMGVVLKGEDPTTTIIDGGRRGPTVMGTSGAEMSHFTVRNGIEGILCENAAPYIHHCYVLDNHATGIGAFISLPHLRNNVVYGNRWSGILAWGAKSLDAYIEHNVVLRNGYSGLALKGPTNVVARNNIFMENHYYGVYADPAAGQTKVEYNNIYKNYYPFNQFIKVNRTNVSLDPKFINHSLSKPNFYCQSTSPMLKRGKGKQDIGLTPTDLVKEEEVAEETRNPDTDADGLCDPWVSEEGFSDKYASVCTGLDNCPEEAEDFDGYQDDDGCPDADNDRDGLCDPWVEAKGMLSNFAHICKGVDLCPEQAETLNSYKDDDGCPDEVPQPPKKVFVLEGVNFESGKATITQDSYISLMKVVDIMETFTDATFEIIGHTDNVGNKDKNMQLSSDRANSVKNFLVEKGINESRIETKGMGDTKPVASNKTAEGRAQNRRIEFIRTDIK, encoded by the coding sequence ATGACCCTAAAGAAACTGGTCTTAATCACGGCCGGGGCAATGCTTCTTACCGGAACCGCCATGGCAAAGAATATCAACGTGCCTGGTGATTTCGACAAGATTGCTGATGCTCTCGGAAATGCGGATGCTGGGGATACCATCCTCGTCAAACGCGGAACCTATAACGAAAACATCACCTTGATCATGGGTGTTGTACTTAAGGGCGAAGATCCCACGACTACCATCATCGATGGTGGCCGCAGAGGTCCTACCGTCATGGGTACTTCTGGTGCCGAAATGTCTCACTTCACTGTGAGAAACGGTATCGAAGGTATTCTTTGCGAAAACGCTGCTCCCTACATTCATCACTGCTATGTGTTGGACAACCACGCAACGGGTATCGGTGCATTCATTTCTCTCCCGCACCTCCGCAACAACGTGGTATACGGCAACCGCTGGTCCGGTATTCTGGCCTGGGGTGCTAAGTCCCTCGACGCTTATATCGAACATAACGTTGTCCTTCGTAACGGCTACTCTGGCCTTGCCCTCAAGGGCCCGACCAACGTAGTTGCTCGTAACAACATCTTCATGGAAAACCACTACTATGGTGTGTACGCTGACCCGGCTGCCGGTCAGACGAAGGTGGAATACAACAACATCTACAAGAACTACTATCCGTTCAACCAGTTCATCAAGGTGAACCGCACTAACGTTTCCTTGGACCCGAAGTTCATCAACCACTCCCTGTCCAAGCCGAACTTCTACTGCCAGTCCACCTCTCCGATGCTTAAGCGCGGTAAGGGTAAGCAGGACATCGGCCTTACTCCCACCGACCTGGTTAAGGAAGAAGAAGTTGCCGAAGAAACTCGTAATCCGGATACCGACGCTGATGGTCTTTGCGATCCGTGGGTTTCCGAAGAAGGCTTCTCCGACAAGTACGCTTCTGTTTGCACCGGCCTCGACAACTGCCCCGAAGAAGCTGAAGACTTCGATGGTTACCAGGACGACGATGGTTGCCCGGATGCCGACAACGACCGCGATGGTCTCTGCGATCCTTGGGTAGAAGCTAAGGGTATGCTCTCCAACTTTGCTCACATCTGTAAGGGTGTTGACCTCTGCCCGGAACAGGCAGAAACCTTGAATAGCTATAAGGATGACGACGGATGCCCGGATGAAGTTCCGCAGCCGCCGAAGAAGGTCTTTGTGCTCGAAGGTGTTAACTTCGAATCTGGTAAGGCAACCATTACTCAGGATTCCTACATCTCCCTCATGAAGGTGGTGGACATCATGGAAACCTTCACCGACGCTACTTTCGAAATTATCGGTCATACCGATAACGTTGGTAACAAGGACAAGAACATGCAGCTCTCGTCCGATCGTGCTAACTCCGTTAAGAACTTCCTCGTTGAGAAGGGCATTAACGAAAGCCGTATTGAAACTAAGGGTATGGGTGACACAAAGCCCGTTGCCTCTAACAAAACCGCCGAAGGCCGTGCCCAGAACCGTCGTATCGAGTTCATCCGCACGGATATCAAGTAA